The proteins below are encoded in one region of Hordeum vulgare subsp. vulgare chromosome 3H, MorexV3_pseudomolecules_assembly, whole genome shotgun sequence:
- the LOC123439064 gene encoding flap endonuclease GEN-like 1 yields MGVRGGFWKALQPYARQEGSGYLRGRRVAVDLSSWIVSAMSTKSPTRRNIFFRTLSLFSKMGAFPVFVLDGMPSPLKARATSDPFTRCVHECVQLLGHLGMPILRAKGEAEALCAQLNREGKVDACITSDSDAFLCGAHTVIKVFRSNAKEPFECYNMAHIQDGIGLTRTRMIAMALLIGNDYDLQGVPGVGLETALDFVQLFHQDNILDE; encoded by the exons ATGGGCGTCCGCGGCGGTTTCTGGAAGGCCCTGCAGCCGTACGCGCGGCAGGAAGGCAGCGGGTATCTCcgcggccgccgcgtcgccgtcgACCTCTCGTCGTGGATCGTCTCCGCCATGAGCACCAAGTCGCCCACCCGCCGCAACATCTTCTTCCGCACGCTGTCGCTCTTCTCCAAGATGGGGGCGTTCCCGGTGTTCGTCTTGGACGGCATGCCGTCGCCTCTCAAGGCCAGGGCCACGAGTGACCCCTTCACGCGATGCGTCCACGAATGTGTG CAACTGCTTGGGCATCTGGGAATGCCCATACTCCGGGCAAAGGGCGAGGCCGAAGCACTCTGCGCTCAGTTGAATCGTGAGGGTAAGGTGGACGCCTGCATTACCTCTGACAGCGACGCCTTCCTCTGTGGAGCCCATACTGTCATCAAAGTGTTTCGCTCCAATGCAAAGGAACCTTTCGAGTGCTACAACATGGCACACATCCAGGATGGCATTGGGTTGACTAGGACACGAATGATCGCCATGGCGCTTCTTATCGGCAATGACTATGATCTGCAGGGGGTGCCTGGTGTGGGTCTTGAGACCGCTCTTGACTTTGTGCAATTGTTTCATCAAGACAACATCTTGGATGAGTGA